The Halomonas elongata DSM 2581 DNA segment GAAATTCCTGCTGTACTCGATAGCCTCGTTCGAGACGTTCCAGGGCACGGTTGAAACTCTCCACGAGTGGGGCGATCTCCGAAGGAATCGCTTCCGTCTTCAGTCGAGCATCAATGGAGTGCGGAGAAATCGCCGATGCGGATTCCGAGACATCCCGTAACGGCTTGAGGGTATAGCGCAAAGTGATGTAGGCACATAAACCGAAGGCAATGAACAGGACACCGCCGAATATCATGACGCCCGCAACCACGTACGGGAAGGCAGCGCGATGGAGGAGATCCACGAACCTGGCACTGGCCGCAAACTGCAGATACCACGTTTTCCCTGCATGCTCGAGGGGCTCCGTGGCGCCATGAAAGGTGTTGCCCTCGTGTTCGAAGGTGAAAGTGCCGCGCTCCAACCAGAGAAGATCACCTTCAGCCGGCCAGAACGCCTCTCCCGCACTCGAGAAAACAGCCACGTCCCCCGATTCATCCAGAATCCGATATGCCGTTTCGCGCAGCGGGCCTTTGAACAACCAAGCGAGCTCGTTCAGGCGGTGCGAGTCGATCCCTACGGGCCTGTCATTGCTGTCGAACATGATATCGTCCACTAGCCCCTCAGCAGCATCGACCAGGTCCATTCGCGCCAGTACGTTACTCTGAAGCAGCACGACCACAGCAATTACCAGCAGCATGATGCTGAGCACCATTCCCGCCACATAGGCCAGCAGCACCTTCAGACTGATGCTATTCGGAGGCATCATCTTCACGAAGCACATACCCCAACCCTTTGACGTTGACGATTCGCTGGCACGAACCGATGGCGAGCAGCTTACGGCGTATGCGATGCAGTGCCACATCCAGGGCGTTCGGCGTGACCGCCTCACTCAGCCCCCAGGCCGCCGCTTCCAGCGCGCTGCGACGTACAACCTCTTCATGCTTGTCCAGGAGCAACTGCATGATATGCAGTTCCGACGGGGCAAGGGTGACGCATTCATCGTCGCAACATAATGCACCGGCCTCGGGACGCAGCATCAGATCGCCGCGACAGGAGTCCAGCGAATGGAACGTCACAGGGCGGCGCAGCAATGCCCGGACACGCGCCACCATCTCGTCCATGGCAAACGGCTTGGGCAAATAGTCATCGGCTCCAGCGTCGAGCCCCTCCACGCGGTCATGCAATGCATCGCGCGCCGTCAACACGAGGCAAGGCACACCAAGGTCGGCGTTGCGCACTTTCTGCAGCAAGATGAGCCCATCCCCGTCCGGCAACCCCCGGTCAAGAACCAGCGCTTGATAGGACATCTGCTGGACGGCAGCCCATGCGGTGTCGATGCGATCGACAACATCGACAGCTATTCCGGCAGCCATCAGCCCTTTGCACATCAGTTGGGCCAGTCGGTCGTGGTCCTCGACCAGGAGTATTCGGCTCATCAGAAATGGTAAATATATCCAAGAAATACGCTATTGGAGGTCGAGCGGTCCACCAGCGGGCTATCCTGAATCTCGTCCGCCAGACTCGTTACTTCCACATCCATGAGGATCGAATGCCGACTATTGAACCTGTAAACCCCACGCACGCCGAGTTCGGCGCTGACGCCAGATTCCCCTGTATAGCCGGGACGGTCGAGGCGAACCTCATCATCGCGAACACCGAAATAGTAATCGACAGCCTTCTCATCCTGCCATTTCGCCCCTGCACGCGGAGTGAGCAGCATGTGCTCGCCGACATGCCATGTTCTCTCCAGGCCTAGATTGACACTTTGGCCATCGCTGTTTCCCGATGCATCGGCGAGCCACTCGACGCTGGCATCAACGAAATCGCTGCTCCACTCCAGCCTGGCCCCCGCCCAGAAGCCACCCTTGCGCTCGCTCATGCCATCGAGGATTGGGGCGTCGTCTTCCTCGTAGCCACTGCCGTCGTACTTGCCGACGATACCGAAATTGAGTTGTTGAGCGTCGTTGATGTCGACACTCGGCAGCTTGAATTCGATCTGCGGGCCAAATAGATGAATGTACCGGTTCTCGAACTCAAGCAACGGTATTGGCGTGTTTTCCCGATCGATATCGGTATAAGGCTCCTGCTCGCTCATGATGCCGAGCCCCAGAGCCCAGGATGTGGTCGACGCCCCCGCACCGGACGGCTCACCGGCCACGGCCGTGAACGACATGCAGGAACCAGCGGCCATCACGGAAAGAGCGGCCATACGCAGGGCGTAACCCGGGGAAGTCGAGGTCGATGGATGCGATAGCGGCATGGGGAACTCCTCACATTGGGTGAAAGGAAGCTTCACTATCGCAGCCGCTCACTTACTGAGAACTTACCGAAACCCTCGATCGTCGCGATTCTCGGCAAGTACTCTGTAAGACGCGTTGCCGGGAAGCCCCACCCCATGCCAGAGAAGTCGACATTCACCGAACAAGAACCTAACTAGGCTCGAGTGATGAGGCAGTGAACACGATGAGCAGTGCCAGAAGGCCCAGAATCCCGAAGGCATAGTGCAACGTGACAAAGTGTGCCACAAAGCCGATCAATGGCGGCCCGAGCAACATGCCGCCGTAGCCCAGGGTCGCCACACTGGCAATGGCAATGCCAGGTGGTGTATCGGAATCGTTGGCCGCACGCGAAAAGGCCAGCGGCATGATGAGAGCGTAACCGATACCAAGGAAGAAGAAACCAAGCAGCGCTACCATGAAATTGGCAGGAAGCACAGCCAGAAGCACACCGATGGATGCGGAACATCCCGCGAAGCGTGCGGCGCTCACCGGGCCCAACCAGGCAATCACGCCGCTGCCGATCAACCGCATGATGACCATCGCCATCGAGAATACGGCGTACCCGATCGCTCCCTGGGCCATAGTTGCCGATGTGACGGTGACTAGAAACACTGCGCTCCAATCGGCAACGGCACCTTCACCGAGAGAGGAACAAAAGGCAATGATCCCGACCCAAAGCAGGATGCCATGGGGCAATGGGAAGCGCTTTGTGCCCGCCGGACGCGGCCTCGTCTCGGATTGCCAGCCAATGTTCGCGAGCCAGATCGTGCTCACGGACATCACGGTACCGATGAGCGCAAAGTGCGCAAGCAGCGACAAGTCCAGCCTGACTGCCATATAGCCCACAGCCGCACCGACTCCAGCGCCCAGGCTCCACATGGCATGAAACGACGACATGACCGGCTTTTCGATGAAACGCTCCGCCTCGCCTCCCCAGCTGTTCATCGTGACATCCATGGCGCCATGACCGGCACCGAACAGAAACAGCGCAGCGGCAGTCATCCAGAGGTTGAATGCACAAGCGATCATCATCAGAGCAAGGGTATAGGCGACAGCGATAGCAAGTGTGGTGCGCGCAGCACCGAAGGCATCCGAGGCCCTGCCAGCCAGAGGAAACGAGATCAGGGCGCCGGCAGCCAGCACGAGCAATAGCAAGCCAAGTCGTACACCATCCAGATCATGATGCGACGCTACCGTAGGAATGCGCGAGGCCCAGGAACCGAATAGTCCGCCGTTGAGAAAGAACATGGCGGCCACGGCAAGCCAGGCTCTCCGAAGGCTAAACATGAAGGACCTCCAGAGCCGAACTGCCGAATACCCCCTCTTCCTCGGCATCGGTGATCAGACAATCGATATCCTCGAGCGCGATTGCCCTATGCCGAGCGCGTCGCCCGACCTTCTCGCGTGAGGCCAGCACCAAGGTTCTCTTGGCCGCTCGGGACATGGCGTGCTTGAGATGCGCCTCTTGGAAATCATCAACACTCAGCCCAAATTCTGCATCCAGGCCACAAGCGCCGAGTACGGCAACGTCCGCGTAAAGGCTGGCGGCGGCCAGCAGGGCCGAATCACCGACATTGACGCCGCCGCGTACGCTCAACTGGCCTCCCAACATGAAGACATCGACACCATTTTTCTGGCATGCCACCGCAACCCATGGAGAAGGTGTCATCACCAGCAACCCCGGCTTCGGCTGTAGCCTCTCGGCGAGCGAAAGTACCGTGGTCCCGCCATCGAGTAATAGAGTGTCAGCATCGTCAATCGACTTCGAGGCCCGCTCGGC contains these protein-coding regions:
- a CDS encoding ATP-binding protein encodes the protein MCFVKMMPPNSISLKVLLAYVAGMVLSIMLLVIAVVVLLQSNVLARMDLVDAAEGLVDDIMFDSNDRPVGIDSHRLNELAWLFKGPLRETAYRILDESGDVAVFSSAGEAFWPAEGDLLWLERGTFTFEHEGNTFHGATEPLEHAGKTWYLQFAASARFVDLLHRAAFPYVVAGVMIFGGVLFIAFGLCAYITLRYTLKPLRDVSESASAISPHSIDARLKTEAIPSEIAPLVESFNRALERLERGYRVQQEFLGQAAHELKTPLALMRAQIELRDDGRNDRDSLLSDVEYMSRQVQQLLRLAEASEMHNYHFADVPMQEVAREVAAFLGRMAEAADVHLEVRAVGNATWKADRSACFTLLKNLLENAIQHAPAKTVVGVEILGETVTVRDRGPGVDEAQLSLLSERFWRGAHRRDHGAGLGLSICQEIAAAHGWRITAERAEPGLRFRLSNGEGE
- a CDS encoding response regulator transcription factor: MSRILLVEDHDRLAQLMCKGLMAAGIAVDVVDRIDTAWAAVQQMSYQALVLDRGLPDGDGLILLQKVRNADLGVPCLVLTARDALHDRVEGLDAGADDYLPKPFAMDEMVARVRALLRRPVTFHSLDSCRGDLMLRPEAGALCCDDECVTLAPSELHIMQLLLDKHEEVVRRSALEAAAWGLSEAVTPNALDVALHRIRRKLLAIGSCQRIVNVKGLGYVLREDDASE
- a CDS encoding MipA/OmpV family protein codes for the protein MPLSHPSTSTSPGYALRMAALSVMAAGSCMSFTAVAGEPSGAGASTTSWALGLGIMSEQEPYTDIDRENTPIPLLEFENRYIHLFGPQIEFKLPSVDINDAQQLNFGIVGKYDGSGYEEDDAPILDGMSERKGGFWAGARLEWSSDFVDASVEWLADASGNSDGQSVNLGLERTWHVGEHMLLTPRAGAKWQDEKAVDYYFGVRDDEVRLDRPGYTGESGVSAELGVRGVYRFNSRHSILMDVEVTSLADEIQDSPLVDRSTSNSVFLGYIYHF
- a CDS encoding MFS transporter — encoded protein: MFSLRRAWLAVAAMFFLNGGLFGSWASRIPTVASHHDLDGVRLGLLLLVLAAGALISFPLAGRASDAFGAARTTLAIAVAYTLALMMIACAFNLWMTAAALFLFGAGHGAMDVTMNSWGGEAERFIEKPVMSSFHAMWSLGAGVGAAVGYMAVRLDLSLLAHFALIGTVMSVSTIWLANIGWQSETRPRPAGTKRFPLPHGILLWVGIIAFCSSLGEGAVADWSAVFLVTVTSATMAQGAIGYAVFSMAMVIMRLIGSGVIAWLGPVSAARFAGCSASIGVLLAVLPANFMVALLGFFFLGIGYALIMPLAFSRAANDSDTPPGIAIASVATLGYGGMLLGPPLIGFVAHFVTLHYAFGILGLLALLIVFTASSLEPS
- a CDS encoding DeoR/GlpR family DNA-binding transcription regulator, giving the protein MLNVPETRQQQLMARLANGEQLVAQDLAVEFGVSLDTIRRDIIALERQGKAQRVRGGAVSTAPAAAPLQHRITVHQRALDAIAERASKSIDDADTLLLDGGTTVLSLAERLQPKPGLLVMTPSPWVAVACQKNGVDVFMLGGQLSVRGGVNVGDSALLAAASLYADVAVLGACGLDAEFGLSVDDFQEAHLKHAMSRAAKRTLVLASREKVGRRARHRAIALEDIDCLITDAEEEGVFGSSALEVLHV